TTGCTGGCCATCATTCTGGTTTACCTAATGGGGGGACAATTGCAGGATCAGATTCTTGTTTAGTTAGAAGACTCCAGAGAAAGATTGAAGAGTTTCAACATGCATTTCATGAGATTGCTAAACCTGACATACCAAGCTGGCTCCCTATAAGTGAGGGATTTAACCTTGGTATGAGATATTCCATGTTTATCAGGATGTTATATTCTTGCTTAGTAGATGCTGATTCACTTGATACAGAAGAATTTTGTAATAAGGAACTTTCTACATTACGTGGTATAACGTTAGACATTTTAACTACGTTAAATCGTTATATGCAATATATGAGAAAATTTAGCTCTTCAAAAACAGAAATTGAACAATATCGAAATGAATTAATGCACGAATGTTTAATGGCAGCAGAAGGCCCACAAGGACTCTATACGATTAATATGCCCACAGGTAGTGGCAAAACATTGTCTTCTTTAGGATTTGCCTTAAAACACGCCCAGGTACATCAACTAGCAAGGATTATTTATGTGATACCGTTTACGTCAATCATTGAACAAAACGCTACTATCCTTCGTGAAATATTAGGGAATGAAGTAGTATTGGAGCATCATTCTAATATTCAAAAAGAAGTGGGTCTAGATGAAAAAGAAGAAAAGATTAAGACTTTACATCAAAAAATGGATTTAGCTGAAGAAAACTGGGATGTTCCTGTAATAGTAACAACAAATGTTCAATTCTTTGAATCTCTTTTTTCTAATAAAAGATCCAAATGCAGAAAGCTTCATCGCATCGCAAATAGTGTTGTAATTTTTGATGAAGCTCAAATTATGAATGGTAATTTTTTAAAACCATCGCTGTATGCCATGGAAGAATTAGCACGTCATTACAAAGTAACCTCCTTATTTTGTACAGGTACACAACCTGGAATTGATCGTTTTTTTCCTCCATCCATCCAAATCAAAGAAGTTGTTCATGATGTTCCTCTGCGTCATAAACAATTTCAACGTACATGTCTTCATCAACTTGGAGTGCAATCATTAGAAGAAGTTGCTAGTCAAATACAAACACACCACCAAGTCATGTGTATCGTGAATACAAGAAAAGAAGCAAGAGAGCTATATCAGTATCTTAGTGTAAAAGTTGATGAGAAGGACCCATTTTTGTTCCATTTAAGTGCTCGGATGTGTGGGAAGCATCGTATAAAGGTACTTGCTATGATTCGGCAGCGTTTAGATAAAAGGCTTCGATGCTGTGTTATTAGTACACCACTAATCGAAGCTGGAGTAGATATTGACTTCCCAGTTGTATATCGAGAGTTAGCTGGGCTAGATTCTATTGCTCAAGCAGCTGGTCGTTGTAATCGAAATGGGCGACTTAGTACAGGTGATGTTTTTGTGTTTGAAACAGAACAAGGATTTCCCCCTGGGTGGTTCCAATTAACAGGCTCAATTGCGAAAAGAATATTACATAAATATAGAGAACAAGGCTTATCCTTGTCAGCAATGAAAGATTACTATTCGGAACTGTACTTTTATCAAACAGCTGCCCTACAAGATCGGACAGACTCTGAAAACATAATAGGTCGATTAAATGAGGGTATCCACAGTTTGTCTTTTCCTTTTA
This portion of the Brevibacillus laterosporus genome encodes:
- the cas3 gene encoding CRISPR-associated helicase Cas3'; the protein is MYFAHRTATENEDDWQLLSNHLRGVAERTSKFADVFGAGEWGYAIGLLHDIGKYSDMFQKRLKGSLLPVDHSTAGAQVIEKHWGSIVGKIPAYAIAGHHSGLPNGGTIAGSDSCLVRRLQRKIEEFQHAFHEIAKPDIPSWLPISEGFNLGMRYSMFIRMLYSCLVDADSLDTEEFCNKELSTLRGITLDILTTLNRYMQYMRKFSSSKTEIEQYRNELMHECLMAAEGPQGLYTINMPTGSGKTLSSLGFALKHAQVHQLARIIYVIPFTSIIEQNATILREILGNEVVLEHHSNIQKEVGLDEKEEKIKTLHQKMDLAEENWDVPVIVTTNVQFFESLFSNKRSKCRKLHRIANSVVIFDEAQIMNGNFLKPSLYAMEELARHYKVTSLFCTGTQPGIDRFFPPSIQIKEVVHDVPLRHKQFQRTCLHQLGVQSLEEVASQIQTHHQVMCIVNTRKEARELYQYLSVKVDEKDPFLFHLSARMCGKHRIKVLAMIRQRLDKRLRCCVISTPLIEAGVDIDFPVVYRELAGLDSIAQAAGRCNRNGRLSTGDVFVFETEQGFPPGWFQLTGSIAKRILHKYREQGLSLSAMKDYYSELYFYQTAALQDRTDSENIIGRLNEGIHSLSFPFKDVDRLFKLIDNNMETVIVPIDEVSTNQIKKLQSTCSMKSLFRNLQLYTVQIYQKEFQNFLQAGELKEVRQGVFVLHNCTKWYKEDIGIMPFSEEHHTREIFMN